Sequence from the Thermomonas sp. HDW16 genome:
ACAGCGGACGGTCGCCGTACGGTCCCAGGGCGATGTCGAAGCCCAGCCGCATCCACGCGGCCGGCGAGGCCAGGCGTACTGATTCGCTGCGGTAGGTATCGCCAGTGGAACGCCCGTTCATTTGCCGCTGCAATGCCCCGCCAAGCACGCGATTCAGCGCATCGCGCACGCGGGTGCTGCAGTTGTCGGTGTAGTAGTCGTAGTGGTAACGCGCGTTCTCGGGTTTCGCGTTTTCCGCCAGTGCGTCGGCGAGTTGCCGTGCCTGCACGGGCGTCAGGTCAAGCCATTGCAGGGTCGCGCCGCGCCCGACCTCGCGGTAGTACTGCATGTCCTGTTCGAGCGGCAGCGCCACCAGCATGTACTGCATTTCGCCGCGCACGAAGCGGCCGATGAAGCCGTCTTCGGCCAGGTCGAAGAAGCCGAAGTTGTAGGAGATCGGCTCGCCGCGCGCCGGATCGTCGACCACGATGGCGTCATGGCCGAAGCGTTCCCAGAAGATCTCGCCCGGGCCCATGGTGACCACGCCGATGCGCGGTTCCGGGACCGGGCTTGTTGACTGCGCCTGTGCAAAGCCCGCAACCAGTGCGAGCAACAGCGCAATGGCGAAGCGCACCGTCTCAGTGATCCGCATGCACGCCCACGTGCAGGGCCAGCAGGCGACGCGCATCGGCGCGGGCGACGCGGAACACGAAGCGGCCGAGCGTGAGTTCCTCGCCGGCTTCCGGCAGATGGCCGATCGCATTGGTGACCAGGCCGCCGATGGTGTCGTATTCGTCGTCGTTGAAATCGGCGCCGAAGCGTTCGTTGAAGTCCGCAATCGGGGTCAGCGCATCGACCACGTACTGGCCGTCGGCTTGTGCGGCGATATGCCCGGGATCGCCTTCGTCCTCGTCGTGCTCGTCGTCGATCTCGCCGACGATTTCCTCCAGCACGTCCTCGATGGTGACCAGCCCGGCCACGCCGCCGTATTCGTCGATCACGATCGCCATGTGGTTGCGCGATTGGCGGAACTCGCGCAGCAACACGTTGAGTTTCTTCGATTCGGGGATCAGCACCGCCGGGCGCAGAAGTTCGCGCACGCTGCCCGGGCCACCATCGGCGACCACACCGCGCAGCAGGTCCTTGGCCAGCAGGATGCCGAGGATCTCGTCCTTGTCCTCGCCATGCACGGGGAAGCGCGAATGGCCGGATTCCACCACCGCCTTCATCAGGTCCAGGAATTTGGCATCGACGGGCAAGGCCACCATTTGCGCACGCGACACCATCACGTCGCCCACGGTCATGTCTGACACGGCGATCGCGCCTTCCATCATGCGCAGGGTGTCGGGGCCGATCAGGCCGTCGACCTGTACGTCGCGCAACAGTTCGATCAGGTCTTCGCGGGTAGTGGGCTCGCCGGACAGCGCGGAACTGATGCGATCCAGCCACGAACGGCGCGGTTTCTCCGCGGGGCGATCCGTCGAATCGGCGGTGTCGTGACGACTGTCGTCCTCTGACATGGTCTTGCGGGGGCCTGTGGCGCGTGAAGAAGGGAAGTCTAGCGAAGTCGCGTGGCGAAGCGGTGAAACAGCGTTATCGCTCTGTATACGGATCCGGCAGGCCCAGACCGGCCAGGATCTCGCGCTCCAACTGCTCCATGCATTCCGCTTCGCGGGTATCTTCGTGATCCCAGCCGAGCAGGTGCAGGGCGCCGTGCACGGTGAGGTGCGCGTAATGCGCGGCCAGCGGCTTGCCTTGTTCCTTGGCTTCGCGGGCGATCACCGGCGCGCACAGCACCAGGTCGCCCAGCAGTGGCAGCTTCACGCCCTTCGGCAGGCCTTCCGGCAATTCCGCCGGGAAGCTGAGCACATTGGTGGCGTAGTCCTTGCCGCGGTAGTGCTTGTTCAGCGCTCGGCCTTCCTTGCTGCCGACGATGCGGATGGCGAGGTCGGCCTCGCGGATTCGGCCTTCCAGCGCCGCCGTCACCCACTTGCGGAAACTCACCGCAGCCGGAATACCGGCGCGCGGCACGGCGTAACCGACGGCAACATCGAGGCGAACAGGGCCCTTGGTCATGCGCGCAGTTTACGCCGTTCCGGTCTGCGCATCGTTGGCATCGCGCGCCTCGTAGGCGTTGACGATGCGCGCCACCAGCGGGTGGCGGACCACGTCGCGCGACTCGAAGAAAGTGAAGCTCACGCCTTCCACCCCGCGCAGCACCTCCACTGCATCCTTCAGGCCGGATTTCACGTGGCGCGGCAGGTCGATCTGGGTCATGTCGCCGGTGATCACTGCGGTGCTGCCGAAGCCCAGCCGGGTCAGGAACATCTTCATCTGTTCGATGGTGGTGTTCTGCGCCTCGTCCAGGATCACGAAGGCGTCGTTGAGCGTGCGTCCGCGCATGTAGGCCAGCGGTGCGATTTCGATGACGCTTTTCTCCAGCAGTCGTGCAACTTTTTCCACGCCCAGCATTTCGTACAGCGCGTCGTACAACGGACGCAGGTACGGATCGACCTTCTGGCTGAGGTCGCCGGGAAGGAAGCCGAGTTTCTCGCCGGCTTCCACCGCCGGACGCACCAGGATCACCCGCTGCACGCGCGACTGGTTCAGCGCATCCACCGCCATCGCCACCGCGAGGAACGTCTTGCCGGTGCCGGCCGGCCCCACGCCGAAATTGATGTCGTGGGTGGCGATCTCGTGCAGGTATTTACGCTGGTTGTCGCCGCGTCCGCGCAGGGTGCCGCGCTTGACCCGCACCGCGATCTCCTGTGGCACGTAATCGTTGTTGGTCGATGTCGCTGCGTCATCGCCAGCGAACGCGCCCAGCCGCAGGTGGATGGCGTGCTCGTCCAGGGTTTCCGCTGTGGCATCGTCATATAGCTCGCGCAAGACGCGCTCGGTGCGCGCGACCGCGTCGGCATCGCGTCCGCTGACGCGGAACACGTTGCCGCGATTGGCGATCTGCACGCCCATCCGAAGTTCGATCATGCGCAGATGGGCATCGAACGGGCCGGACAGGTTGGCCAGGCGCTCGATGTCGTCGGGTTCGAGGGTGAAATCACGTTGGGTTTGCATGGCGCAAAGGGTAGCGCGGCAGGATGACAGCGACGAGCGCGGGGTCCTATTGACTTTTAATTAAACATTGAATTAAATATTGCGCATGAACACGATCAAGCCTCCCCGCAAGAAAAAGCCCGTCGCCACCAAGCCGCGCAAACGCGCACCTGGCCGCCCAGGTGCCGACGCACCGGACCAGCGCGCCAGCCTGCTGGACGCAGCCTTGGCCTGCTTCGTGCGGCAGGGCATCGCCGCCACGTCCTTGCGCGACATCGCGAAGGAAGCGGTGGTGACCCCGGCGCTGCTGCATTACTACTTCGGCGACAAGGCGCAGCTGGTGGAGGCGGTGGTGGCCGAACGCGCGATGCCGGCCTTCGACATCGTGCGCGAACGGGTGGCGCAGTCGGGCGACGACATTGCCGACATCGTCGCCGGCTTCGTCGGCGGAGTGATGGATGTGGTCACCCGCTACCCGTGGTGGCCGCAGCTGTGGGTGCGCGAGGTGTTGTGCGAAGGCGGTGCGCTGCGCGACCTGCTGCTGGCCAAGGCGGCGCCGGAGGTCACGCGCCTGCTGCTTGCGCGCTTCGAGCGGGCGCAGGCCGATGGCCAGCTGAATCCCGACCTGGATCCGCGCCTGCTGCTGCCGACCTTGGTCGGGCTGACCCT
This genomic interval carries:
- a CDS encoding DUF4105 domain-containing protein; translated protein: MRITETVRFAIALLLALVAGFAQAQSTSPVPEPRIGVVTMGPGEIFWERFGHDAIVVDDPARGEPISYNFGFFDLAEDGFIGRFVRGEMQYMLVALPLEQDMQYYREVGRGATLQWLDLTPVQARQLADALAENAKPENARYHYDYYTDNCSTRVRDALNRVLGGALQRQMNGRSTGDTYRSESVRLASPAAWMRLGFDIALGPYGDRPLSRWEQAFLPRRLADDLREVTLADGRPLVITEEPLLPQRQAAEPTELPRRLWPWLLAGLVLAVSILAFARRAPRATAGFALGFWLLCSVLGLVLAFAWGFTDHRALWANRNLLLFNPLCLLLLPGAWALLRGRDPSARFRILLVVVAALAALALLPLWLQALPQRNGNWIALLLSAHAAFALAWAKRKA
- a CDS encoding transporter associated domain-containing protein yields the protein MSEDDSRHDTADSTDRPAEKPRRSWLDRISSALSGEPTTREDLIELLRDVQVDGLIGPDTLRMMEGAIAVSDMTVGDVMVSRAQMVALPVDAKFLDLMKAVVESGHSRFPVHGEDKDEILGILLAKDLLRGVVADGGPGSVRELLRPAVLIPESKKLNVLLREFRQSRNHMAIVIDEYGGVAGLVTIEDVLEEIVGEIDDEHDEDEGDPGHIAAQADGQYVVDALTPIADFNERFGADFNDDEYDTIGGLVTNAIGHLPEAGEELTLGRFVFRVARADARRLLALHVGVHADH
- the ybeY gene encoding rRNA maturation RNase YbeY → MTKGPVRLDVAVGYAVPRAGIPAAVSFRKWVTAALEGRIREADLAIRIVGSKEGRALNKHYRGKDYATNVLSFPAELPEGLPKGVKLPLLGDLVLCAPVIAREAKEQGKPLAAHYAHLTVHGALHLLGWDHEDTREAECMEQLEREILAGLGLPDPYTER
- a CDS encoding PhoH family protein produces the protein MQTQRDFTLEPDDIERLANLSGPFDAHLRMIELRMGVQIANRGNVFRVSGRDADAVARTERVLRELYDDATAETLDEHAIHLRLGAFAGDDAATSTNNDYVPQEIAVRVKRGTLRGRGDNQRKYLHEIATHDINFGVGPAGTGKTFLAVAMAVDALNQSRVQRVILVRPAVEAGEKLGFLPGDLSQKVDPYLRPLYDALYEMLGVEKVARLLEKSVIEIAPLAYMRGRTLNDAFVILDEAQNTTIEQMKMFLTRLGFGSTAVITGDMTQIDLPRHVKSGLKDAVEVLRGVEGVSFTFFESRDVVRHPLVARIVNAYEARDANDAQTGTA
- a CDS encoding TetR/AcrR family transcriptional regulator — its product is MNTIKPPRKKKPVATKPRKRAPGRPGADAPDQRASLLDAALACFVRQGIAATSLRDIAKEAVVTPALLHYYFGDKAQLVEAVVAERAMPAFDIVRERVAQSGDDIADIVAGFVGGVMDVVTRYPWWPQLWVREVLCEGGALRDLLLAKAAPEVTRLLLARFERAQADGQLNPDLDPRLLLPTLVGLTLLPAAGAPIWREVFKADDMGMDDVRRHALVLLDRGLELNR